Proteins encoded by one window of Lycium barbarum isolate Lr01 chromosome 11, ASM1917538v2, whole genome shotgun sequence:
- the LOC132616654 gene encoding uncharacterized protein LOC132616654: MATSNLLPLLLLLAFSLLAVTTTARPCKTLFFSITTSYYHHHHHQQNPNPNFTKLPTFFFTATTWRRSDPILTRPEPAEEESESRSLFGLTGRPSIFFRRPDPEDGEELEIRKFRPSIFFRRPDPEGDIRSSMIGKFGRPSSIYFFRRSDPILTRPDPVDFDPTRREMILTGSIRDRTKDIMRVVGSLLFGVCCGALTAATMYLIWSLFWPNSRFDFEDSDGDDFEDYDDVSAKKMGYVAIPSNKVIDDGDLKKPAAPTKEVV; the protein is encoded by the coding sequence ATGGCAACCTCAAATCTCCTccctcttctcctcctcctcgCTTTCTCTCTCCTCGCCGTCACCACCACAGCTAGACCATGCAAAACCCTATTCTTCTCTATCACCACTtcctattatcatcatcaccatcatcaacAAAACCCTAACCCTAATTTCACTAAACTCCCTACTTTCTTCTTCACCGCCACCACTTGGAGAAGATCCGACCCGATTTTGACCCGACCCGAACCGGCTGAAGAAGAGTCGGAGAGCCGATCGTTATTCGGACTCACTGGTAGGCCCTCAATTTTCTTCAGGAGACCCGACCCGGAAGATGGAGAAGAATTGGAGATCCGAAAATTCAGGCCCTCAATTTTCTTCCGCCGACCCGACCCGGAAGGAGATATCCGATCGTCGATGATTGGAAAATTCGGTAGGCCCTCCTCAATTTACTTCTTCCGGAGATCCGATCCGATtttgacccgacccgacccggttGATTTTGACCCGACCCGGCGCGAGATGATTTTGACGGGTTCGATACGCGATAGGACTAAGGATATAATGAGGGTTGTTGGATCTTTGCTTTTCGGTGTGTGCTGCGGCGCGTTGACTGCGGCGACTATGTATTTGATTTGGTCGCTTTTCTGGCCTAATAGTCGTTTCGATTTCGAGGATTCCGATGGTGATGATTTTGAGGATTACGATGATGTTAGCGCGAAGAAAATGGGGTACGTGGCGATTCCGAGTAATAAGGTTATTGATGATGGTGATTTGAAGAAACCTGCTGCCCCGACTAAAGAAGTGGTATAA